In Nicotiana tabacum cultivar K326 chromosome 2, ASM71507v2, whole genome shotgun sequence, the following proteins share a genomic window:
- the LOC142166246 gene encoding uncharacterized protein LOC142166246 has product MMHQNSTLYRSKANNAVETDNKNIKKILCKMVQGSRQWHEKLPFALLAYHTTVCTSLGATHYLLIYGTEAIIPTEVEIPSLRIVVETEINDDEWVKTHLEQLSLIDEKRLAVVCHGQLY; this is encoded by the coding sequence ATGATGCACCAAAATTCCACTCTGTATCGCTCCAAGGCAAATAACGCTGTTGAAACTgataacaagaacataaagaagatactttgtaAGATGGTacaaggttctaggcagtggcatgaaaagttgccttttgctttgCTGGCTTATCACACCACTGTTTGCACTTCATTAGGTGCAACCCATTATTTGTTAATATATGGAACTGAGGCAATTATACCTACGGAGGTTGagatcccatcccttcggatcgtCGTGGAAACTGAAAttaatgatgatgagtgggtcaaaacccatctAGAGCAATTGAgtctgattgatgagaaaaggttGGCGGTAGTATGCCATGGTCAGTTGTATTAG